The following coding sequences are from one Neurospora crassa OR74A linkage group I, whole genome shotgun sequence window:
- a CDS encoding G2/mitotic-specific cyclin-B encodes MPNLRTRNPRSLANENDENSTATTTRMTRAKAATLHVDELSMPAKTMQTKKTTISTTTAATAARTVGKRNALGDVSNVTKVEVAGTKKAIAKPGLVSKAAQPSGIQKKTTTATSRTATTARRALSNKEPNKTVGPSAGAGTIPAKRKPPPSTSKLAPIKESAPVENEPARKKIHVEEPEKKKVSRTEAKENDAPSKAVKPMAEPPAPVVRDVVPVQSVYPPGVKDLDTEDLEDPLMVAEYATEIFEYLRDLECKSVPNPQYMSHQDDLEWKTRGILIDWLIEVHTRFHLLPETLFLAVNIIDRFLSEKVVQLDRLQLVGITAMFVASKYEEVLSPHIANFRHVADDGFTEAEILSAERFILSTLNYDLSYPNPMNFLRRISKADNYDIQSRTLGKYLMEISLLDHRFMPYRPSHVAAAAMYLARLILGRGEWDKTIAYYAGYTEEEIEPVFHLMVDYLARPVIHEAFFKKYGSKKFLKASILTRQWAKKNAVLYGVVDAEIPLDKLKDRPVDQLP; translated from the exons ATGCCGAATCTT CGGACGAGGAACCCGCGTTCACTCGCGAACGAAAATGACGAGAACAGTACAGCAACCACGACACGTATGACGAGGGCCAAGGCGGCCACTCTCCATGTCGACGAATTGTCCATGCCCGCGAAAACCATGCAGACCAAAAAGACGACGATTTCGAcaaccaccgccgccactgCCGCTCGCACTGTCGGTAAGCGGAATGCACTGGGCGACGTCAGCAATGTCACCAAGGTTGAAGTTGCGGGAACGAAGAAAGCGATTGCGAAGCCCGGCCTAGTTTCGAAGGCGGCCCAGCCGAGTGGCATCCAGAAGAAGACCACAACTGCTACGAGCCGTACTGCGACTACTGCCCGCCGTGCGTTATCCAACAAAGAGCCCAACAAGACGGTCGGCCCcagtgctggtgctggcaCCATTCCCGCCAAGCGCAAGCCTCCTCCGTCCACATCCAAGCTCGCCCCTATCAAGGAATCAGCACCTGTTGAAAATGAACCGGCCCGCAAGAAGATCCACGTCGAAGAgcccgagaagaagaaggtttcCAGGACtgaggccaaggagaacGATGCTCCCTCCAAGGCTGTGAAGCCGATGGCCGAGCCCCCCGCTCCCGTCGTCCGCGATGTCGTCCCTGTTCAGTCAGTGTATCCGCCAGGTGTTAAGGACCTTGACACTGAAGACCTCGAGGATCCTCTTATGGTTGCCGAGTATGCGACGGAAATTTTCGAGTACCTCCGCGACCTCGAGTGCAAATCAGTGCCGAACCCTCAGTACATGAGCCACCAGGACGACCTCGAGTGGAAGACTCGTGGCATTCTCATCGACTGGCTCATTGAAGTTCATACTCGGTTTCATCTGCTGCCCGAGACGCTGTTCCTTGCCGTTAACATCATCGATCGTTTTTTGAGCGAAAAGGTCGTCCAGCTCGATCGTCTTCAGCTCGTGGGTATCACTGCAATGTTTGTTGCCTCCAAGTACGAGGAGGTCCTCTCCCCCCATATTGCCAACTTTCGCCACGTTGCAGATGACGGCTTTACTGAAGCTGAGATCCTCAGTGCTGAGCGTTTCATTCTATCGACCCTCAACTACGACCTTAGCTACCCCAACCCTATGAACTTTCTCCGCCGCATCTCCAAGGCAGACAACTACGATATTCAATCCCGTACCCTTGGCAAGTACCTGATGGAGATCAGCTTGCTGGACCATCGCTTCATGCCTTACCGTCCCAGCCatgtcgctgctgctgctatgTACTTGGCACGATTGATCCTTGGCCGCGGAGAATGG GACAAGACTATCGCCTACTATGCTGGCTATaccgaggaggagatcgagCCTGTATTCCATCTCATGGTTGACTATCTGGCCCGTCCCGTTATTCATGAAGCATTCTTCAAGAAGTATGGCAGCAAGAAGTTCCTCAAAG CCTCCATCCTTACTCGGCAGTGGGCCAAGAAGAACGCTGTTCTCTATGGCGTTGTTGACGCCGAGATCCCACTTGACAAGCTCAAGGACCGCCCCGTTGACCAGCTGCCTTAA